The segment ATAAATGAGCCGCTACACCTGCATACATTGACTCGAATGGGTGGGCCTGCTGATATATTTGTAACACCGACTACTGAAGATGAAACTGCTTATACAGTTAAATATGCATATGAAAATAAAATTCCATTATTATTGCTGGGCAATGGGTCAAATATGGTTGTCCGTGACGGAGGCGTACGCGGGATTGTGTTGAACCTGAAAAGTTTGCGCACGGTCCGCATAGATGGGATAACCGTTTATGCACAAGGCGGCGCCAATATTAAAGAAGTATCCAAAATAGCTGCGGCCAACCGGCTGACAGGGCTGGAATTCGCTTGCGGCATCCCGGGTTCAATCGGAGGCGCAATGGCGATGAATGCCGGAGCATATGGCGGAGAGATCAAAGACGTTATCCGCCAAGCCACCGTGTTGACGCGTGAAGGTGAAAAATTGGTGCTGTCGAAAGAAGAATTAGAACTTGGCTACCGTAAAAGCATCATTGTAAAAAAAGGGTATTATGTTTTATCAGCTGAGTTTAACTTGGAACACGGCAAGCAAGCTGCCATTGACGCTAAAATGAGTGATTTGACATACCAGCGTGAATCCAAGCAGCCGCTTGAGTTTCCTTCAGCGGGCAGTGTCTTTAAGCGTCCGCCAGGGAATTTCGCGGGCAAGCTGATTCAGGAAAGCGGGCTGCAAGGCAAGGGGTTCGGAGGAGCGGAAGTTTCCACAAAACATGCCGGTTTTATCGTCAATAAAAACAATGCTACCGCGAACGACTATATTCAGACAATTGAAATGGTGAAATCAGCCGTTTATGAAAAGTTTGGCATTGACCTGGAACTGGAAGTAAAAATTGTCGGAGAAGATTTGGTGTAATCTTAAGCGTGGGCTCTACTACAGAGCCCACGCTTTTTTTGCGCGAATTTTTATGCGAATAAAATATGGTATACTGAATTATCAAAAAAGAGAAGGGGCACAGTATGATAGAATTTTCGACAAACGGTTTAATTCTTATGGGCGGAATATTTCTTTTAGCCGGCGTCCTTATGACCAAAGTATCCTCGCGCGTAGGCGTCCCTTCTCTCGTATTATTCATGATCATCGGGATGGCTCTCGGCAGTGATATATCAGGGTTAATCGATTTTACTAATGCAAAAATAGCTCAATTGGTCGGAATCGTCGCGCTCATCTTCATCTTGTTTGAAGGGGGATTGCAGGCGAATTGGAAACATATCCGTCCTGTTATTGGCGGTTCCATTGCACTCGCCACTGTTGGAGTTATGATTACGACTGTGATCGTGGCCGTCACAGCAAATTACATTTTGGACATTACCTGGCTGGAAGCCTTTCTATTAGGTTCTATTGTAGGATCAACTGACGCAGCGGCAGTGTTTTCAGTGCTTGCAGGCCAAAATATCAAATCAAAGATATCTTCTACTTTAGAAGCGGAGTCGGGCACCAATGATCCGATGGCGATGTTCCTTACAATCGCTTTTATTCATTTGATCCAATCGCCTGAGGTATCGGTAGGTTCGATGGTCGGCACTTTTGTGCTGGAAATGGGGCTAGGGGCGATCATAGGCTTGGCTTTAGGGTTTTTGGCGTCCTGGACGCTTAATCGCATCAAATTGAACACATCCGGTTTGTATGCGGTTTTATCAGCAGGATTCGCGATTTTCATCTACAGCTCGGCTGCCATGCTCCACGGCAGCGGCTTACTGGCTGTTTATCTGGCGGCTTTAGTGATTGGAACACGGCAATTGACGCAAAGTTACTCAATCGTCAGTTTCCATGGTGCTATGGCTTGGCTGATGCAGATCATTATGTTTGTTTTGCTTGGCTTATTGGTTTTCCCAAGTCAATTAGCGGAATGGGATTTGATCTGGAGAGGGTTAGTGCTGGCGTTCGTGCTGTTATTGATTGCACGTCCGGTTGCAGTTTTTGTTTCGACCCTGTTCTTTGATTACACTTTAAAAGAAAAAATATTTTTGTCATGGGCCGGGTTAAGAGGGGCAGTTCCGATTGTGCTGGCCACTTTTCCGATGCTGGCGGGGATTGAAAACAGCTATTTATTCTTTAACATCGTCTTTTTCATCGTGATTACTTCCGCTTTGCTGCAGGGCTCAACAATTCCATTTTTTGCGAGAAAGCTGTCATTGAATGGAAGGCCGTCGCAAAAACGGATTCATTCGCTGGAGCTTATCTCGATGGACCGGGCGAATGCGGAAATGCTGGAAGTGGAACTGACAGATAAATCGCCGTTTGCCGGCCAGCTCGTGCAGACAATCGGCTTGCCGAAGCATACTTTGATTAGTGCCATTATCCGTTCTGGAAAATTAGTCATGCCTACCGGAACAACGAAACTGAAAGCCGGAGATGTGCTTTATGTATTAACTGAAAAAAAGCAGGTTACCAAAGTGAAGATGGTGCTTGGAGAAGAATATATTGTCAAATAGCCCACTGCAGTGGGCTATTTTTTCCTGATAAAGGAATTTCCCGCTTGCCGGTCGAAAAAGATACTTTAAGAAAAGTGCAGAAGTTGAAGGGGGAGCGGCATGTGGGGAGAAAAATGAAGAGCAGGAAATGGCTGAAATGGGTCTTGGGGATAATAGGTGTTTTATTGGTGATGGGGGTTGCAGCAATTGTTTTTGTGAGCGTTTACATATCGAAGTCGAGCCCGCAGATTGAAGGTGAAACGTCTGTCGGTATCCTTAGCAATAATGTCAAAGTTATACGGGACCATATGGGCGTTCCGCATATAACCGCGCAGTCCGATGCGGATTTGTACCGGGCGCAAGGGTATGTGCAGGCACAGGACCGGATGTTCCAGATGGATTTATCACGCCGGCAGGCAAGTGGACGATTGGCGGAAGTGGTAGGTGCAGCGGCCATCGATACAGACAAATTTTTCCGGACATTCAGCTTGCGCGATGCAGCTGAAAAATCTTGGGAAGGTTACGACGATGAAGCAAAACAAGTGCTCGAGTGGTATGCCGAAGGAGTCAATGCTTATATGGAAGAAGCGGAAGCGGAAGGAACTTTAAGTTATGAGTTTGCTCTGCTTGGCTATGAACCGGAACGATGGACACCGGTCGATTCACTGACCATCGGAAAATTCATGGCATATGACCTGGGCGGCAACTGGTCGACGCTGGCCATTCGCCACTGGGCGCTGAACGAATTTCCGGAAGACAAAGCACGCGAGCTGTTCATCAAGTACCCGGAAAATGCAGCGTCTATCATCGAGGCGAATTTAAAGCAGCCGGTGAAAGTGGCTGGTGAGTTTGAGGCGTCAGTCATTCCACCAGAATTCAATGGCAGCAATAACTGGGTAGTGTCAGGCGAGAAAACCGAAAGCGGAAAGCCGTTGCTCGCTGATGATCCGCATCTCGGGCTCAGCACGCCATCGATCTGGTATCAGATGCATCTGGAGTCTCCAGAACAAAATGTCAGCGGCGTCATCTTTGCAGGAGTTCCAGGGATTATTCTCGGGC is part of the Planococcus shenhongbingii genome and harbors:
- a CDS encoding potassium/proton antiporter; the encoded protein is MIEFSTNGLILMGGIFLLAGVLMTKVSSRVGVPSLVLFMIIGMALGSDISGLIDFTNAKIAQLVGIVALIFILFEGGLQANWKHIRPVIGGSIALATVGVMITTVIVAVTANYILDITWLEAFLLGSIVGSTDAAAVFSVLAGQNIKSKISSTLEAESGTNDPMAMFLTIAFIHLIQSPEVSVGSMVGTFVLEMGLGAIIGLALGFLASWTLNRIKLNTSGLYAVLSAGFAIFIYSSAAMLHGSGLLAVYLAALVIGTRQLTQSYSIVSFHGAMAWLMQIIMFVLLGLLVFPSQLAEWDLIWRGLVLAFVLLLIARPVAVFVSTLFFDYTLKEKIFLSWAGLRGAVPIVLATFPMLAGIENSYLFFNIVFFIVITSALLQGSTIPFFARKLSLNGRPSQKRIHSLELISMDRANAEMLEVELTDKSPFAGQLVQTIGLPKHTLISAIIRSGKLVMPTGTTKLKAGDVLYVLTEKKQVTKVKMVLGEEYIVK
- the murB gene encoding UDP-N-acetylmuramate dehydrogenase, which produces MTKEQWLSDLRRFLADDHVKINEPLHLHTLTRMGGPADIFVTPTTEDETAYTVKYAYENKIPLLLLGNGSNMVVRDGGVRGIVLNLKSLRTVRIDGITVYAQGGANIKEVSKIAAANRLTGLEFACGIPGSIGGAMAMNAGAYGGEIKDVIRQATVLTREGEKLVLSKEELELGYRKSIIVKKGYYVLSAEFNLEHGKQAAIDAKMSDLTYQRESKQPLEFPSAGSVFKRPPGNFAGKLIQESGLQGKGFGGAEVSTKHAGFIVNKNNATANDYIQTIEMVKSAVYEKFGIDLELEVKIVGEDLV